The Rhizobium sp. BT03 genome has a window encoding:
- a CDS encoding glutathione S-transferase family protein has protein sequence MTRALYSLCGADKQHFFSPHCWKAVMALAHKGLDFEEIPTTYARIGEIGGGVSPTLPVLDDNGRLIPDSFAIALYLEEAYPERPSLFGGEGGKALSRLVEGYSQMIIHPAITRIALLDIHAILDEGDKAYFRQSREARLGKSFDAVAADSEAEKAAFGAKLEPLRHMLKFQPFIGGQTPLFADYIVFGALQWLRVCTGLAMLAADDPVLVWFERCLDLHQSRGRTATAA, from the coding sequence ATGACCAGAGCCCTCTATTCCCTGTGCGGCGCCGATAAGCAGCACTTCTTCTCGCCGCATTGCTGGAAGGCGGTGATGGCGCTGGCGCACAAGGGGCTCGATTTCGAAGAGATTCCGACGACCTACGCCCGCATCGGCGAAATCGGCGGCGGTGTCTCGCCGACTCTGCCCGTCCTCGACGACAACGGCCGGCTGATCCCCGACAGTTTCGCCATCGCCCTCTATCTGGAAGAGGCCTATCCTGAGCGGCCGTCGCTGTTTGGCGGCGAGGGCGGCAAGGCTCTGTCGCGCCTGGTCGAAGGCTATTCGCAGATGATCATCCATCCGGCGATCACCCGCATCGCCCTTCTCGACATCCATGCGATCCTCGACGAAGGGGACAAGGCCTATTTCCGTCAAAGCCGCGAAGCTCGTCTCGGCAAGTCGTTTGACGCCGTTGCCGCCGACAGCGAGGCGGAGAAGGCCGCCTTCGGCGCCAAGCTGGAGCCGCTCCGGCATATGCTGAAGTTCCAGCCCTTCATCGGCGGGCAGACGCCTCTCTTCGCCGACTATATCGTCTTCGGCGCACTGCAATGGCTGCGTGTCTGCACCGGCCTCGCCATGCTGGCAGCCGACGATCCCGTCCTTGTCTGGTTCGAACGCTGCCTCGATCTCCACCAAAGCCGGGGCCGGACTGCGACAGCGGCGTGA
- a CDS encoding DinB family protein: MLRHYRMFAAYNRWANAQVYAAAAELSDAEFRSDRGAFFGSLHRTLNHLLVADRIWMKRFTGTGEAPATLDAVLYEELDALAMARRAEDERIIAWTGMLDEASLAADFTYVPVTQPIEITQPLQPALAHLFNHQTHHRGQCHMTLTALGKPSLSLDLIYFLRSEGREWM; encoded by the coding sequence ATGCTCCGACATTACAGGATGTTTGCCGCCTATAACCGCTGGGCCAACGCCCAGGTCTACGCTGCGGCGGCCGAACTCAGCGACGCCGAATTCCGCAGCGACCGCGGCGCCTTCTTCGGGTCACTGCACCGCACCCTCAATCATCTGCTCGTCGCCGATCGCATATGGATGAAGCGCTTCACCGGCACCGGCGAGGCGCCGGCGACACTGGATGCCGTTCTCTATGAAGAGCTGGATGCGCTTGCCATGGCACGGAGAGCAGAGGACGAGCGGATCATTGCCTGGACGGGCATGCTTGATGAGGCAAGCCTTGCCGCCGACTTCACCTATGTGCCGGTGACGCAGCCGATCGAGATCACCCAGCCATTGCAGCCGGCTCTCGCGCATCTCTTCAACCACCAGACCCATCACCGCGGCCAATGCCACATGACGCTGACGGCGCTCGGCAAGCCGAGCCTCAGCCTCGATCTCATTTATTTCCTGCGGAGCGAGGGCCGTGAGTGGATGTAA
- a CDS encoding diguanylate cyclase: protein MQNASGNALVPREAAHPAPMADIQRIAQHLARLNVAALPRNYELFHEAIVGLNAGLAQDIAALGPQPQQAMLDELGLKYRLVGHCGLAGETSRNEASRMLREVAERLAEGLRHKDAFARACGTILKSVSGNDNQSLTAFLGEIDYLSASLATVLSAETEIAAKLQDDIKRLETLERGIMAMQSAAVADRITGLPNRIALNREIADLYERDEGFAGSALVMVDIDNFTDLNDRYGTQAGNKLLKKLAALFRKSVKKNDFVARTEADEFAFLFANVGMQDAMTIAERLRASVEDNLVFATSDRADRGRLTISIGVALSADAATPGQLQANARVALLAAQTNPRQPVQAFGH, encoded by the coding sequence ATGCAGAATGCAAGCGGAAACGCTTTGGTGCCGCGCGAGGCGGCGCACCCGGCGCCTATGGCCGACATTCAGAGGATCGCCCAGCACCTGGCGCGCCTGAACGTTGCCGCGCTGCCGCGCAACTACGAACTCTTCCATGAGGCGATCGTCGGGCTCAATGCCGGTCTTGCCCAGGATATCGCAGCACTCGGGCCGCAGCCGCAACAGGCGATGCTCGACGAACTCGGATTGAAATACCGCCTTGTCGGCCATTGCGGCCTGGCCGGCGAGACGTCGCGCAACGAGGCGAGCCGGATGCTGCGCGAGGTAGCGGAGAGGCTCGCCGAGGGACTGCGGCACAAAGACGCCTTTGCGCGCGCCTGCGGCACGATCCTGAAATCGGTTTCCGGCAACGACAACCAGAGCCTCACCGCCTTCCTCGGCGAGATCGACTACCTCTCCGCCTCGCTGGCGACGGTGTTGTCGGCGGAAACGGAGATCGCGGCTAAGCTGCAGGATGACATCAAGAGGCTGGAAACGCTGGAGCGCGGCATTATGGCGATGCAGTCGGCCGCCGTCGCCGACCGGATCACCGGACTTCCGAACCGCATCGCGCTGAACCGCGAGATCGCCGATCTCTATGAGCGCGACGAGGGTTTTGCCGGCAGCGCGCTTGTTATGGTCGATATCGACAATTTCACCGATCTCAACGACAGATACGGCACCCAGGCCGGCAACAAGCTCTTGAAAAAGCTCGCCGCCCTCTTCCGCAAGTCGGTCAAGAAAAACGACTTCGTCGCCCGCACCGAGGCGGACGAATTCGCTTTCCTGTTTGCCAATGTCGGCATGCAGGATGCGATGACGATCGCCGAGCGCCTGCGCGCTTCCGTCGAGGACAATCTGGTCTTCGCGACCTCCGACAGGGCCGATCGCGGCAGGCTGACCATCTCGATCGGCGTTGCCCTCAGCGCGGATGCGGCAACGCCCGGGCAGTTGCAGGCCAATGCCCGCGTGGCACTCCTCGCCGCGCAGACGAACCCCCGCCAGCCGGTGCAGGCTTTCGGCCACTGA
- a CDS encoding ABC-F family ATP-binding cassette domain-containing protein — translation MITLTDISARIAGRLLLDNASISLPSGTKAGLVGRNGAGKSTLFRVITGDLGSETGSVSIPKAARIGQVAQEAPATEQSLIEIVLSADKERAALVAEAETATDPHRIAEIQMRLVDIDAHSAEARAASILAGLGFDQAAQARPASSFSGGWRMRVALAAVLFSEPDLLLLDEPTNYLDLEGTLWLEDYVRRYPHTVIIISHDRDLLNNAVNAIVHLDQKKLTFYRGGYDQFERQKAEADELQTKAKAKNDAARKHLQSFIDRFKAKASKARQAQSRVKALERMGTVAAVIEDHVQPITFPEPEKQPASPIVAIQSGAVGYEPGNPILKNLNLRIDNDDRIALLGSNGNGKSTFAKFISGRLAPESGEVKLAPSLKIGFFAQHQLDDLIPEQSPVEHVRRLMPGAPEPKVRARVAQMGLATEKMATAAKDLSGGEKARLLMGLAAFNAPNLLILDEPTNHLDIDSRRALIEALNDYEGAVILISHDRHLIEATVDRLWLVNGGTVTTFEGDMDEYRDLIVTSGKKKEEKPQLSEDATSKADQRKLNAERRASLTPLKKKINEIESLTAKLEKQIQALDAELANPALYEKTPAKAAEKAKQRGEAAAKLAAAEEDWLMLSAEYEEAMAG, via the coding sequence ATGATCACGCTCACCGATATTTCCGCCCGCATTGCCGGGCGCCTGCTTCTCGACAATGCCAGCATTTCGCTGCCTTCGGGCACGAAGGCGGGGCTGGTCGGGCGCAACGGCGCCGGCAAGTCCACGCTGTTTCGCGTCATTACAGGCGATCTCGGCTCGGAGACCGGATCGGTGTCGATCCCGAAGGCGGCGCGTATCGGCCAGGTGGCGCAGGAAGCGCCGGCGACCGAGCAATCGCTGATCGAGATCGTGCTTTCGGCCGACAAGGAACGCGCGGCCCTCGTGGCCGAGGCGGAAACGGCGACCGATCCGCACCGCATCGCCGAAATCCAGATGCGCCTTGTCGATATCGACGCGCATTCGGCCGAGGCGCGCGCGGCGAGCATTCTCGCCGGTCTCGGCTTCGACCAGGCGGCGCAAGCCCGCCCCGCCTCTTCCTTCTCAGGCGGCTGGCGCATGCGCGTGGCGCTTGCCGCCGTGCTGTTTTCAGAGCCGGATCTGCTGCTGCTCGACGAGCCGACCAACTATCTCGACCTCGAAGGCACATTGTGGCTGGAAGACTATGTGCGGCGCTATCCGCACACCGTCATCATCATCAGCCATGACCGCGACCTCCTGAACAACGCGGTCAACGCAATCGTCCATCTCGACCAGAAGAAGCTGACCTTCTATCGCGGCGGCTACGACCAGTTCGAGCGGCAGAAGGCGGAAGCCGACGAGCTGCAGACCAAGGCCAAGGCCAAGAACGACGCGGCGCGCAAACATCTGCAGAGCTTCATCGATCGCTTCAAGGCCAAAGCCTCCAAGGCCCGGCAGGCGCAATCGCGCGTCAAGGCGCTCGAGCGCATGGGAACCGTCGCCGCTGTCATCGAGGATCACGTACAGCCGATCACTTTTCCCGAGCCGGAAAAGCAGCCGGCCTCGCCGATCGTTGCGATCCAGAGCGGCGCCGTCGGCTACGAGCCCGGCAATCCGATCCTGAAGAACCTCAACCTGCGCATCGACAATGACGACCGCATCGCCCTGCTCGGCTCGAACGGCAACGGCAAATCGACCTTCGCCAAATTCATTTCCGGCCGGCTTGCGCCGGAAAGCGGCGAAGTGAAGCTGGCGCCGAGCCTGAAGATCGGCTTCTTCGCCCAGCACCAGCTCGACGACCTCATTCCCGAGCAATCGCCGGTGGAACATGTGCGCCGGCTGATGCCCGGCGCGCCGGAGCCCAAGGTGCGCGCCCGCGTCGCCCAGATGGGGCTTGCGACCGAGAAGATGGCAACCGCCGCCAAGGATCTTTCCGGCGGCGAGAAAGCCCGGCTGCTGATGGGGCTCGCCGCCTTCAATGCGCCCAATCTGCTGATCCTCGACGAACCGACGAACCATCTCGACATCGACAGCCGCCGGGCGCTGATCGAGGCGCTGAACGATTACGAAGGCGCCGTCATCCTGATCTCGCACGATCGTCACCTCATCGAAGCGACGGTCGACCGGCTGTGGCTGGTCAATGGCGGCACGGTGACGACCTTCGAAGGCGATATGGACGAATACCGCGACCTGATCGTTACCTCAGGTAAAAAAAAAGAAGAAAAGCCGCAGCTGAGTGAGGATGCAACCTCGAAGGCCGACCAGCGCAAACTCAATGCCGAACGTCGCGCCTCGCTGACGCCCCTCAAGAAAAAGATCAACGAAATCGAATCCTTGACGGCGAAGCTGGAGAAACAGATTCAGGCGCTTGACGCGGAACTTGCAAATCCCGCCCTTTACGAAAAGACGCCCGCCAAGGCGGCCGAGAAGGCCAAGCAGCGCGGCGAGGCCGCGGCCAAGCTGGCTGCCGCCGAGGAAGACTGGCTGATGCTTTCGGCCGAATACGAAGAAGCCATGGCGGGATAG
- a CDS encoding polysaccharide deacetylase family protein — protein MYRFFILSCMALTATLSACSTTKQAPDTSIKTSSVIAPEARKLGYGGDDAAPRMTGWHHLAGRTLEVSSLADLKLQDKEVILSFDDGPIPGRTDKVLAILDQFGVKGAFMMVGEMAEMHPALARKVAEDGNTIGSHTYDHADLSSLDFDAAMAEVVKGELAVTKATGTDVSFFRFPYLAESRRLRTAIAMRDMVVMDVDIDSKDYFAITPASVTRRTMDLLHKRGRGIILMHDIHKRTATMLPTLLSELEAEGYKVVALKFKKTQAPSNLVASADLVTTR, from the coding sequence ATGTATCGCTTTTTCATTCTGTCCTGCATGGCCCTCACGGCCACGCTGTCTGCCTGCAGCACCACCAAACAGGCCCCTGATACATCGATCAAGACCTCCTCGGTGATTGCGCCCGAGGCGCGGAAACTTGGCTATGGCGGCGACGATGCGGCGCCGCGCATGACCGGCTGGCACCATCTGGCCGGACGGACGCTTGAGGTCTCCTCGCTCGCCGATCTCAAGCTGCAGGACAAGGAAGTGATCCTGAGCTTCGACGACGGCCCGATCCCCGGCCGGACCGACAAGGTGCTGGCAATCCTCGACCAGTTCGGCGTCAAGGGCGCCTTCATGATGGTCGGCGAAATGGCCGAGATGCATCCGGCGCTGGCCCGCAAGGTCGCCGAGGACGGCAACACGATCGGCAGCCACACCTATGACCACGCCGACCTGAGTTCGCTTGATTTCGACGCGGCGATGGCCGAGGTGGTCAAGGGCGAATTGGCGGTGACCAAGGCGACGGGAACCGACGTCTCCTTCTTCCGCTTCCCCTATCTCGCCGAGAGCCGCAGACTGCGCACCGCGATCGCCATGCGCGATATGGTGGTCATGGATGTCGACATCGACAGCAAGGACTATTTCGCCATTACGCCGGCCTCCGTGACGCGCCGGACGATGGACCTGCTGCACAAGCGCGGCCGCGGCATCATCCTGATGCACGACATCCACAAGCGCACGGCAACGATGCTGCCGACCCTGCTCTCGGAACTCGAAGCCGAAGGCTACAAGGTGGTGGCGCTGAAGTTCAAGAAGACGCAGGCGCCGAGCAACCTCGTCGCCTCGGCCGATTTGGTGACGACCCGGTAA
- a CDS encoding prolyl oligopeptidase family serine peptidase — translation MNLHLETDDDPRTRQFIDGYNRVSDAALRTPEFARDRDAIRALIERQDRLIVPMRRGAWLFDFRQSKDNPLGVWLRLPNNQEPRPDADWEPVFDLDAFCVSEGKRWNWRGAVTCPWEPTRVLLTLSDGGSDLLRLLEFDAESKQIVTGGFDTPAARSHASWLSRDEICYFGSIDRFSATRSGWPRVGRRLKRGQRPEEAAIMFEAADEDVYASKLVIDPAQSGASAYAGLIDIFVAAHEIGVASAFLVADDGTQRRIDLPEEADFQFNRDHCLWRAKTDERVPTGSLVLQRFDPGSETAPLGPERILFQPGEGQSISQLMLMREWCVFIISDRLRPRLMVLDLTKPDAEQREIALPADMQTAHFRPLYADLHLGDDTICIIGQGFLQPPACYRLDLSDRSKEAEPIFVAAAPSYFDATDMSSELLEAVSEDGTRVAYRLVLPKQWTKGALPVLLYGYGGFDVSLSPNYSGVTGRWLEQGGAYVQAYIRGGGEFGPDWYRSAKRQGRDKAFADFVAIARDLVARGYTVPSRIACQGGSNGGLLTGVMLTRYADDFGAVWCQVPVLDMTRFHLFSAGQAWMDEYGDPEISADRDFMLGYSPLHNVRPATEISYPPIYIESSANDDRVHPSHARRFAARLEEAGHRPLFHEFGSGGHGGDGNSEERAARAAMGYSFLRQTIMR, via the coding sequence ATGAACCTTCATCTCGAAACGGACGATGATCCGCGCACCCGCCAGTTCATCGACGGATATAACCGGGTTTCCGACGCGGCACTCAGAACGCCTGAATTCGCCAGGGATCGCGATGCGATCAGGGCGCTGATCGAGCGGCAGGACCGACTGATCGTGCCGATGCGCCGCGGTGCGTGGCTTTTCGATTTCCGGCAGAGCAAGGACAATCCTCTCGGCGTCTGGCTCCGTCTGCCCAATAACCAGGAGCCGCGGCCGGACGCCGATTGGGAGCCGGTCTTCGATCTCGATGCCTTCTGCGTCAGTGAAGGCAAGCGCTGGAACTGGCGCGGCGCCGTCACCTGCCCGTGGGAGCCGACGCGGGTGCTGCTCACGCTTTCGGACGGCGGCTCCGATCTTCTCCGGCTGCTCGAATTCGACGCCGAGAGCAAGCAGATCGTGACGGGCGGCTTCGATACGCCGGCCGCTCGATCGCATGCCAGCTGGCTGAGCCGCGACGAGATCTGCTATTTCGGCTCCATCGACCGATTTTCGGCGACCCGTTCCGGGTGGCCGCGCGTCGGCCGGCGATTGAAGCGCGGCCAGCGGCCGGAAGAGGCCGCGATCATGTTCGAAGCCGCCGACGAGGACGTCTATGCCTCCAAACTCGTCATCGACCCCGCCCAGTCGGGCGCTTCGGCGTATGCGGGCTTGATCGACATTTTTGTCGCCGCCCATGAGATCGGCGTGGCCAGCGCTTTCCTGGTCGCCGACGACGGCACGCAGCGGCGCATCGATCTGCCCGAGGAGGCCGACTTTCAGTTCAATCGCGATCATTGCCTCTGGCGGGCAAAGACCGACGAGCGTGTTCCCACCGGCAGTCTGGTGCTGCAGCGCTTCGATCCCGGCTCGGAGACAGCTCCGCTCGGGCCGGAGCGGATCCTGTTTCAGCCTGGCGAGGGCCAGTCGATCTCGCAGCTGATGCTGATGCGCGAGTGGTGCGTCTTCATCATTTCCGATCGGCTGCGTCCGCGTCTCATGGTGCTTGATCTGACGAAGCCCGATGCCGAACAGCGCGAGATCGCGCTGCCGGCGGACATGCAGACGGCTCATTTCAGACCGCTCTATGCGGATCTGCATCTTGGCGACGATACGATCTGCATCATCGGCCAGGGCTTCCTGCAGCCTCCGGCCTGTTACCGGCTCGACCTGTCGGATCGCAGCAAGGAGGCCGAGCCGATTTTCGTCGCCGCAGCGCCCAGCTATTTCGATGCGACCGATATGTCATCCGAACTGCTGGAGGCGGTTTCCGAGGACGGAACCAGGGTTGCCTACCGGCTGGTCCTGCCGAAGCAATGGACCAAGGGCGCGCTGCCGGTGCTGCTTTACGGCTATGGCGGCTTCGATGTTTCGCTGTCGCCGAACTATTCCGGCGTGACGGGCCGCTGGCTGGAACAAGGTGGGGCCTATGTGCAGGCCTATATCCGCGGCGGCGGCGAATTCGGGCCCGACTGGTATCGCAGCGCCAAGCGGCAGGGGCGAGACAAGGCCTTTGCCGATTTCGTCGCCATCGCCCGCGATCTCGTCGCCCGCGGCTACACCGTGCCGTCGCGGATCGCCTGCCAGGGCGGCAGCAATGGCGGCCTGCTGACCGGCGTGATGCTGACACGCTATGCGGACGATTTCGGCGCCGTCTGGTGCCAGGTGCCGGTGCTCGACATGACACGCTTCCACCTGTTCAGCGCCGGGCAGGCCTGGATGGACGAATATGGCGATCCGGAGATATCAGCGGACCGGGATTTCATGCTCGGCTACTCGCCGCTTCACAATGTCAGGCCGGCGACCGAGATCAGCTATCCGCCGATCTATATCGAAAGCTCGGCCAATGACGACCGCGTGCATCCCTCGCATGCGCGCCGCTTCGCCGCGCGGCTGGAGGAAGCGGGACATCGGCCGCTCTTCCATGAGTTCGGCTCGGGCGGGCATGGCGGCGACGGTAATTCCGAAGAGCGCGCCGCCCGCGCGGCCATGGGATACAGCTTCCTTCGCCAAACTATCATGAGGTAA
- a CDS encoding Gfo/Idh/MocA family protein translates to MSPINLAIVGVGKIVRDQHLPSIAKNADFKLVATASRHGTVEGINSYTTIEAMLDAEPSIDAVSLCMPPQYRYEAAYKALVAGKHVFLEKPPGATLSEVADLEALASKQGASLFASWHSRYAPAVEAAKAFLASTTIKSVHVIWKEDVRHWHPNQDWIWQAGGLGVFDPGVNALSIVTHILPRPIFITEAVLEFPENRDAPIASDIRFRDADGLPVHAEFDWRQTGKQSWDIVAETAAGQMVLAEGGAKLSIDGTLTFAEPEQEYPSLYRRFAEIIKAGTSDVDLAPLRHVADAFMLGKRKFVEAFHD, encoded by the coding sequence ATGTCTCCTATCAACCTCGCCATCGTCGGCGTCGGCAAGATCGTCCGCGACCAGCACCTTCCTTCCATCGCCAAGAACGCCGATTTCAAGCTCGTCGCCACGGCAAGCCGCCATGGCACGGTCGAAGGCATCAACAGCTATACGACGATCGAGGCGATGCTCGACGCCGAGCCGTCGATCGATGCGGTGTCTCTCTGCATGCCGCCGCAGTATCGCTACGAGGCGGCCTATAAGGCGCTGGTCGCCGGCAAGCACGTCTTCCTGGAAAAGCCGCCGGGTGCCACGCTCAGCGAAGTCGCCGATCTCGAGGCGCTTGCGAGCAAGCAGGGCGCGTCGCTGTTTGCCAGCTGGCATTCGCGCTATGCACCGGCCGTCGAGGCCGCCAAAGCGTTTCTGGCTTCGACGACCATCAAAAGTGTGCATGTGATCTGGAAGGAGGATGTCCGCCACTGGCATCCGAACCAGGACTGGATCTGGCAGGCCGGCGGCCTCGGTGTTTTCGATCCCGGCGTCAACGCGCTGTCGATCGTCACCCATATCCTGCCGCGGCCGATCTTCATCACCGAGGCCGTGCTCGAATTTCCCGAGAACCGCGATGCGCCGATCGCGTCCGACATTCGCTTCCGCGATGCCGACGGACTGCCGGTTCATGCCGAATTCGACTGGCGCCAGACCGGCAAGCAGAGCTGGGATATCGTCGCGGAGACGGCAGCCGGCCAGATGGTTCTCGCCGAAGGCGGCGCCAAGCTTTCGATCGACGGCACGCTGACCTTCGCCGAGCCGGAGCAGGAATATCCCTCGCTCTACCGCCGCTTCGCCGAAATCATCAAAGCCGGCACGTCGGATGTGGATCTCGCGCCGCTGCGCCACGTCGCCGACGCCTTCATGCTCGGCAAGCGCAAGTTCGTCGAGGCGTTCCATGACTGA
- a CDS encoding DNA polymerase III subunit chi — protein sequence MTDVLFYHLTETRLEDALPPLIDKSVERGWRVAVQTREPARRDALDAHLWTFREESFLPHGTDEGDFAESQPVLLTVTSGNANAATVRFIIDGAEPPPVDAYERVVFMFDGHDQPQLEAARAQWKKLKGEGHNLTYWQQTPEGRWEKKA from the coding sequence ATGACGGACGTTCTCTTTTATCATCTGACCGAAACCAGGCTGGAGGACGCGCTTCCGCCGCTGATCGACAAAAGCGTCGAGCGCGGCTGGCGCGTCGCCGTCCAGACGCGTGAGCCGGCGCGGCGCGATGCTCTCGACGCGCATCTCTGGACGTTTCGCGAGGAGAGTTTTCTGCCGCACGGCACCGACGAGGGCGATTTCGCCGAAAGCCAGCCGGTGCTTTTGACGGTGACCTCAGGCAATGCCAATGCGGCGACCGTGCGCTTCATCATCGACGGCGCCGAGCCGCCACCGGTCGATGCCTATGAGCGCGTCGTCTTCATGTTCGACGGTCACGACCAGCCGCAACTGGAAGCCGCACGGGCGCAATGGAAGAAGCTGAAAGGCGAGGGGCATAACCTCACCTATTGGCAGCAGACGCCGGAAGGGCGGTGGGAGAAGAAGGCCTGA